DNA sequence from the Parambassis ranga chromosome 1, fParRan2.1, whole genome shotgun sequence genome:
TGCACAATACGGTTTAACCTTTGAAATGTCTCCCTCTGTTGGCCTGATATAAACATTGCAGTCATGGAGCTGTTTTCCAAAAGCTAGAAAATGACTTGTCCTCTAACTGGGTTTAACAacatgtgtctatgtgtgtatgtctatACTGAATCCCTGACACCACTAAAAACGTATTGAGAAACAACAAAAGTTCTACTAATGTTTAAAGGGCATGAGTACATTAAAACGTCTGAAAAGAAGTTAAAACAAATTTACTTACCAAATAAAACTTCCAAACCGGATCTGTAGAACACAGCATAAAACCAGTGAACCATTTACATAAAGACTGGCCTTTACACTTAACAATggtaaaaaataacattaattataACTACTTAACCAAAACAACAAGAATGTAGCTCAAGGTAGCGACTCACACCTTAATGACCGGTGAAGGATCCCCATGGAGGTAAGACGAAAACCTACTGTACAAACCgcagctagctagttagcattcTAACTTCAGTAGTTGACGGTGGCTGTATTAATACAGAGGAGAGAGGCACAATGTCATTGTTACTTCTTTATGTGCTGTGTGGAGTAATGTTACCACACATACAGTtagcctttttttaaatttaattttgtgttgtcttttttttttttgtcaaacctGCTTTTATTCTCTTTTTCGATGTCCTAAATTAGCATGTTAGTGTTGGTCTGTTTAACAGTTAGTGTAATTAACTATAACTATGTTTCATAAACGCaactatgtgtgtatgtatatctatctatctgctccaaaaaagggaacacagtgtaactccaggtcagtcactcttctgtgaaatcagcctgtccagttaggaagcaacaccgATTcagaatcagtttcagctgctgttgtgtaaatgaaacagacaacaggtggaaattaGAGGaaattatcaagacagcccctataaaggagaggttctgcaggtgctgaccacagaccatttctctgttctcatcctttctgcctgatgttttgctcacttttgcattttgtcagtgctctcacccctagggGTAGCATGAGGTGgggtctacaacccacacaaggtgctcaggtagtgcagctcatccaggatggcacatcaatcagagctgtggcaagaaggtttgctgtgtctgtcagcacagtatccagagcatggaggagataccaggagacaggccagtacaccaggagacgtggagggggccgtaggagggcaacaacccagcagcaggactgctacCTCCTGTGATCAGATGGATACCAcctgtgcaaggaggagcaggaggagcactgccagagccctgcaacatgacctgcagcaggccactaatatgctcAAACTgccagaaacagactccatgagggtggtatgagggcccgacatccacaagtggggcttgtgcttacagcccaacaccatgcAGGGCGATTGGCAGATTCACTATTGGCGCCCTGTGGTCTTCACAGATGAGagaaggttcacactgagcactgaGTCTGGGGCCCCTGACTGCCATTGGGTACCGGGATGAGACCCTCAGActcattgtgagaccatatgctggtgcagtgaaccctgggttccttctgacgCATGACAATGGTAGGCCTCAtatggctgaagtgtgtcagcatttcctgcatgatgaaggcattgatgctatggactggcctgcccgttccccagaccaatctgacctgaatccaatccagcacatctgggacttcatgtctcgttccatccaccaatgccacgttgcaccacagactgtccaggaatAGACTGATGCAttaagttggatcagcctgtaatgtgattttccacttttattttgagtatggttccaaattcAGACCTTCATGGGTTATTAATttagatttacattgatcattgtTATTTTAGTATTCCCTTTACTTTTTCCAGCAGTGTATATTTATGGTAGTAAAATGTATCTatagtgtgtctgtggtgtgacCTGTACTACCTTACAGTTGTCAGTAGGGGGCAGTGTCCATCAGACACTGACAGCCTCCCTGCTGACACTGTGGAGGAGATGGTGTTTGCTGGCATGTATCCCATGTTATTTCTTTtcgtgtaaacacacacacactgtggacagcCGTCTTTCTGTATGTGTTTCTCTTAAGTGACACATGATCAGCTGCTGAACCAGTCACAAGATGAAAATATGTTGTCTCACTCAGAGTATTGTTACTCTATGTCTGTCACACAGGGGTCATTATCATATTGTTGCCATGACATTTCAAACTCAGGACAACCTCCAGATCGAAGCCATGCCTGACAAAGAGGTGATGAGAGCTATGAAGCGTTCCTGTTGCCGGGGACGGCGTGCGACAGCTGAGGAGCAGAGGACCGCAGTTTATTGACAGGTTGCACCAGCTGCATTTCTTTGACACCGTTCTTCCTGTGAGGAAGGTTCTGAATGAAAATGGTAAGACCTGCTATGCAATTTTAAACAGCCCATCATCTTTTATGCAGATTACACTAAGCTGCTGTAGCCTTTTCTTCCAGGCCTGCTCTTCTTAAGTGGACTTTGAGTTTCCTTTTGCGGGCTAAAGGAAACTGCTTGACAGTCATTAAATCACTGCTGTTTGATATTCATTAATGTATTCCATTTGCTCTGACATGGCCTTTATTGGACACGCTGCACATTTCTGCTCAATTCCAACTTTGTGCTTAAACATTGATGAGTAGAGTAAAAGCCGATTACAcgctgtctgtgtttctctttattAATCCACTTTAATTAGAGGCTGGTAGTCCTTCCACTTTTGGGTCTTAAGCCTCAAGTCAAGTGATGTCATcggacacacacatcagtgattaGTTTGTCCTGCAAACTTGTGTACTTCTTTCACTCTAGAGTATTGCCATCCTTAATGAAATCACTATGCTTTAAGATGAAGACTTGGTTTAGGGTTAGATACTTTAATGTTCCTTAGACTGATGGAAAccttgtgggtgtgtgtttgagcaaaTGAGCTGCACAGGGATGAGTTAAGCAGGTCAGTTGGAGGTGGACCTTTGTCCAGGGTCGGACACTGCTCCATCATTTATTCATGCTGATGTATCTGAACAGCCATCTAATTGCACCAGGAGGAGCCCAATTACAGTATGCAGAGCACAGCGGCCTGCGGCAGCATTGTCTGGCATTCACAGAAAGTGGAAAGTGGATCACATGTCAGCCAAGACTGATGCTGTGCGTCTTATTTACATTTGCAGAGCTCGGGTTCAACCCTGTAAACACACGGTGTTAGTGCGTCATCGGATGagcaggtgaagaagaagaagaagacttaCAGGctgtaagaagaagaagaagttatTTTGCTCTGATGATGGCAGACAAAGGTAAGGGCtttatgttgctttttttttttttttttacatatgtaACATGAACCCACACACTCCGTACCCCCTCTCCTACAGTGGGCTCCAGTAACCATGTGAACATGAGCGccaccacagagcaggtgatCATCTCTCAAGATCATCAGACCATCAAGGACCCAGCCTCCTCtctacctcctcttcctcattttcaGGCACCTTCTTTATTCCAAGGTGAGATCCAGACTTCAGATATTCAGTCAGTGAAACATATTCTGGACTTTTACTGTGAAAAGAAACCCAAGGATCTCAAATGCACACGTGTTTGTGTGGCCTCAGGTGTCAGTGAGCAGAGCTATATGCAACAGAAACTTTATCCTGACCTTTGGACTTTTAAACCTCTGTGTTTAAGTATGCATCGTATTGTCATCTAAAGCAGTGAAACACTTCTATGGTCCTGGCAATATAGACAGACCAGCAACATCTAAACAGGTTTATCAAATGCAGCACAGCTCTTTCTTTCCAGGTTCCTTCAATGATTCACTTTTCATCTTCCTCCCTCAGTCTGCCCTCCATCTGATCAGGTCTTTCAGCAGGCGGCAGCTATTTTCCAGCAGCTACATGCAGAGAAGCCAGTCATACATCAGCTCTTGAATTATGGAAAAAAGACGGACATACCACCATCCAAGATGGGAGACAGAGCCACCCAGACGCAGGCCTACCAACTAGCCTTCAACACACTCAAATGTAAGAccacccatgtgtgtgtgtgtgaagaattTAGGATGTTATTAGGCACCTTAAACCAGGTTTTTGTCACATATTGTAACTGGAGGGGAGCAGGGCTCATGGCTGAACATAAAGTCAGGGAGAAATTAATTTGATCCCGCCACCTCTGCAGACCTCGCCGCGCTGCCTTATCTCTATAATGAATAGCCGCGGAGCTGCAACACATGTCCCATCCAGCAGTCATGTTTTGAATAGTAGCTTCAACTGCAGTCTGCAGATTAAATATTATGAAGTCGTACTTTTACTTATCTCTATATGACCGCAAATTAGTTGAGCTGGTGGTGCAGCTGGTGTCTGCTCAGGAGGTGATAAGAGGGTGCATGCCATAAACACATTACATACATACCTACACACAGGGTTACATACGGTGTTTAATGTCATACGTAGGGGGCAGTGTTGTGTTGACCTTACATGCCTAAAGAAGGTATTGAAGTGAAGGTATTATTCTTTAATGTccaaaacaacaagaacaagatGAACGAGAGAACAAGTGGTTTGATGATGCAACACCTGTCAGCTCAACAGAGCATTTTAGTGTCTTTCAGCTCACTGTTTCGGCTTCCTGGCCAGGTCTGGGTGACATCTTAacccactaacacacacacaaaattctgCCTTATGAACTAATCAAATAACACTATTCATGCAGGTTAGTGCAGTTAAAAAGGGCAGAGGACAGCAAGAATATTATTGATTATAATGAAAAAATATGGATAATGGCAACACCCAAAAGTGGTAACAACCATTTTTCTCAAAAACAACCTGTTCAATTTGCTTTTTGTGCAGAATTCAGCtgatgttttgttctttttttatgtcaCGAATTAAGTTGTGATTCTTCTTCCTAGATCAAGATTTACTGGAGAACGTCATCGCTGACAGCTGCTTCCACACTTATATTGTGAGTCCCTGCGGATTTAACATTAGTGTTCACAAACCCAAGTCTGaattaacatacacacacacactggccaaCTTCAAATGAACTATTGGTGTTTACTCTCCGTATGACTGCATCAGAATATGGTGGAATGCTTGTTGAGGGGCACGGGGATGCGGTTAAAGGCCATTTGTATTCAGATCTGCATGTAGTCTGGCTGGTTATAGGTGGCGAGTGAtgcatgcagcacacacacacactcctacttGGAGGCTGTAAATTACTCTATAAAACAGTGTGCAATGACACATACATAGAATAAAGGCACACTGAAGTTGTGTGcatgtatcagtgtgtgtgtgtgtgtttaaatgatgGCTTTATTGATTGATGGATGAAACAGAGAACAGACTGAGAGATCGTTAGTCTGCAAGTGTGACAATAAAAAACTGCCACAAGGCTCTTTATAATTCAAAACACACCTTTATTGCTACATACATTCTCTACCcgctgcacacatacacacacacacaaagagaaggactgtgtgaacatgaaaaaaatcagacaaacttgatgtgtttacatgtgatgCTCATTATCATGGTCACACGGTGCTGTTCAACACGTTcccctgtgttgttgttgtagctgcgtcctcagctctgctgaagAAGAGCAGACCAGCATCTTTCAtatgacctgctgctgttatcattGTTCAGTTTCAGTAGTGCTCTCTTTCtatcttgctgtaattactgtacaatATGTAACTGTGATATTCTTTCCAATTTCCAACTCTGTGATTTTATGACCAGACGCTACACCTGTTGACCTGTTGACCTGCGccaccagtcttcacctgccagAGGACAGCATGTCATAATAATTTCTTATGTAATCACTGGCTTCAGGTTTAGCTCCAGGAggaggcatgtgtgtgtttttactggatttttttaagatCTCCTACCCTTCCTTTAATTATGATGAAACCTGTTTTGCAGTCCTGCGACTTGTTGCCATTGGCGATGGTGATGCTGTTTGACTTCCAGGACAGAAAGTTTCTGTTGTCTGAACGTCCAACAAAGGAAGATCAGGAAGTGATCCAGGAAGTCAGGGACCTGGAGAGTAGTATGAAGAGgtctgtgtgaagtgataaCATCAACTAAATGTAAAATCTATGTTAATGAAGTTTTGTAATGAAGTTGTCAGTGATGCGCGGTGTATGTGTTTATTACAGGTGTAAGACCAAACTGGCAGCGGCTCTGGCTCGCTTCAGAGTAAAACACTATCTGCGGAGTGTctcctgttttctgtgtgaccCTGTCAGGGCTAAACAGCATAGAGCCAAATCTCTGCCACATTACACATGGATCAATACTCTGGGGACCAGGTGGGTTTAGCTTTAATTAAAACTCTCTTTGCTTTACCAAGTTTCAGCGACATAAATCAGGAGATAAAAAGAGAGGTGTAGAGAGGAGAATGGTGCCCAGAGAAGTAAGAGAGCACATTATGCCTTCACTGTGAGATGTTAAAGTTTAACAGAGTGGATGTTTGTAACCTGAGTGGCACCGCTGTGATGGGTCCTTCTTGGCTGGAGTTGCAGTTTAATGGTCAGTGAAGTTCACTGAGGTGTTAAAGAAACTGAAAGTTGCAGCTTGAgggtaaaaagtgtttttttttacatcgcACATTCTGAAACTCTGAGAACCATGATGTGTCTGTATCACACTgtttataataaaaatgtgactcAGTATCTTCTCCTTTCCTCGTAGTCTTGAGGAAGTGTGTGAAGCGTTACAAAGCGCTGGGCTGCGTGAAGCAAACAACATGGTTGACCTCCAGGAGTCGGTGTTCTGCAGAGACCCGCTCTGTCCAGATACGCTCATCTTCTCCCAAAATCTTTACGCTCAGCTCCAAGACAGCATCCTCTGCACCCAACACATACTAAACATACAGGTAGAAACGTGTAAGAACATGCTGCACCGCCATGTACCTGTTTTTATATTGATGTGGCGACCTTCATAGATTCCCCAAGTCTACGTTCAGACCACCAGGTTGTGGTTGTGTTGAATCAAATTGTATTCAATTGTATTCAGTTAGCAGCAAACTGTAATATCACCAATAGGTGGTGCTGATCCTCCCACACTAATtactttaaaatatattttcatctCTGTTTGTaggacaggagtgtgtgtgtggcagtcaGTGCAATACGCCCCCTGCTGTTTGAGAAAGGAGATGTCCTGGTGGTCGGCTCCTTCTCAGCTGTGACCGTGGCACATGTGGCCGTTGCCGCTGCCGAGCGCTCAGCCCGAGTGTTGGTGTGCGGCGCCGATcacacagcctcacaaattgAAGAGATCCAGAAGTTActcacacaaatgcacatcAAAAGTGAGTCACTGAAGTCCTGAGCTACTGAAGCCCCTTTGACACAGATGGTGCTGTAAAGCTGCTATTAGGAcccctctgctgcctcttattCATGCCTGATTATAACAGCTCTCTGTTTAAAGAGGAAGCAACATAGTGTGAATCACAGCAGCTGATTttacctcagtgtgtgtttattacacGTCGTAGATGTTCGAGTCCTGTCTGAGCCATTCTACAGTCTGAACGAGTGGAATGCTGCCGTACAGAGGTTAAAGGTCATCGCGGTGCTTCCTCAGTGTTCATCCTCTGCCCTCAATGACCCCGTACCCACCATCCACAGCGAGCATGGAGGTAGGGAAGTGTCTTCTCTCAAAGTCCACCCTAAGTCAAATATCTGTCTGTGCTGAATTAAAGATGATGCAGTGTGGAAGCTACACATGCAGTCCTTCAGCAAGCCAGCAGCATGATGATGCCGTGCAAAGTTCAAATGctaacaacaacagctgcattgatgaggaggaagacgtacaataaaaagagaaacagaTGCACAAATAATGGCTATATATCATTATATAACACTTTGGTTGAGAGAAGCCCCTGTATTCAGTAGTTTTGCTAATTTGTGACAGATTGGACACAGATTTGTGTCTGCAAACCTCTGAGAAACACCAACGCAGTTCCACACCAGTGGATGCTAATAATgttcagagaaacacagaatctAAATGAAAGCtgtgagaagaagaaagaatatGAGGACAATCAAGTCAAAACTGGTTATCAGATTTGTAGACAAGATAAAGTGGTACATTGACATCAGAGTTGTGAGTTAGTCCCTGTGGAACGTGCAGATTTCAGAGTGCTAAGATGGCAAAAGGCCACATGAGAAGCCTCAAGCCAATTTCACAGAGCCACAGCCCTGAGACCTCGCAGACTTAATGTGTGCTAAAAATCTGTGAGTTATTGAGGGCTGACACTGGAACTGAACGATTATAAAGGGGGTGGACGGAAGGAGGAGAAATGGGAGAGAAGAATAATTACAGCAAAATAAGAACTATAAATATCTGTGACAGATAATGACAAAGAGACTTTCTTTAAGAGAAATTTAAGACGTTCCACTCTGTCACAGATTGGGATCTTCTGCCGGAGCTGTCTCATGGTTCAGTTTCTAAGAGCAAAATACAGTCACTGAGCAGCCAGCAGGCACGACTGCTAGCCCACGCTCTCACCTGTGagtaaacactgaaacagaGCATTTAATAAGCTGCTATAACATGTTGTAAGATACCTGCGCTGTACAAAATATTCTCTTCTTTCCGTCATGTGTCAGTCCCAAAGGTTCAGACTGTGGTTTACTGCACACGCTCAGAGTATCCCGAGGAAAACGAACAGCTGGTGAAAAGAGtgctggaaaaaacacacactaacccCAAACTGCTGCCCTTCAGGTACcgtaaacacacacctgctctgtcGTTCTATAGGtctattaatatttaattacTCATCAGGCTTTATACTGCTTCTCCACGGTCATATAAATTAGTGGaatcactacacactttattttaaattgtATCAGAGTGGACAAAGAAAATAGACTGAACACAAAGTCCCATAAACAAACAGTACTTtgttgtctgtactgtgtgttgaagagtgtgtgtgtgtgtgtgtgtgtgcgtgtgtgtgtgtgtgtgtgtgtgtgtgtgtgtgtgtgtgtgcgtgtgtgtgtgtgtgtgtgtgtgtgtgtgtgtgtgtgtgtgtgtgtgtgtgtgtgtgtgtgtgtgtgtgcgtgtgcgcgcGCGTTAGAGAGTGACAGTGAACCtgcgtgtgtgtcagagtgatgacAGTATAAAGGATCAGCTGCGGTTGCTGTGGGGACTGGAGTTAATCCTACAGTCGGGGTGAACGGGGTGGAGAGGATTTCAGAGTCTGTTTCATGCCTGCTGCCTCACAAAAGTCATTTTCTACCATCTATCCTCTTAAAGAAAACCAAATGTTATTCTATTTGAGCCATGAGATGAAGACCAGCTgttctgcctctgtgtttacagtgtttgttcagaagaatcagaggtgactgttgtttttttatgacgTTTTTTTATCACGTGTTTGTACTTTAGAGAGTGAAAGTAGTGGTGCAGCCACTTGTTCACTGGGATAATAGGTTTAACTCATTTGTTACTATCAACTCAATCTCAATCTGCTGCTCAATCTCAAGCAGCAGCAAGTGTTAAccattgcagttcaccctgcatcctctaggggctggctccaatcATTTTAGCCCTCTGTCTACCACATCACCTGTTATGTGCTCCTCTTAGTTAATACAGTAGCAAACATCATAATAAACTGGGAGCTTCTTCGGATGCTGCACGTTTCCAACTACAGTTCATCACCTTAAAATGCAACACAGAGTCAATAGAGAGCGATGGCTTTCCTCTCTAGTGTGGGCGGGGCTTACAGCAGTTGCACTCTGTCTCCGTGTGGAcccagcagtgacagctggcAGCGCAGAGGCTCATAAACAAGGTTGCCCTGACACTCCGAACAGCACAATCTGTCTAGAAATTCTCTGAGATGTTCCTGGTGGAGCAGCATCCACCCACATCCACAGTgaacatttgatttttttgcatGTAAACTACAGCACTGAACTGTTACTGTTAATCTAGAAAACACCAACCACAAGAGGCAGattcaaaaatacatttactgtAATTGGTTGTCAAAATAATTTATGAGACCTTGAATTTCTTGATTGTTGTGCAGCACTTCCACTCATACACAGTAATATTTCTCTGAATTAATGTGGCAGTGACGAATCGCTGTGGCAACGCAGTGCGTTTCAATGACTTCACTTTTGGTGGTTTTactcacatgctgctgtgtctgctgctgctgctctctcaggGTCAACGGTCCCATCTTCCCTGAAGAGTCCCCATCAGAAGACACCTCAGACTCCAGGTTCTTCAGGCTCAAGCCCTCGCAGCTCACCAACGGCTGCTTCATCGCCAGACTGTCCCGACAGGTGAGAGTCGAGGGAGAAAGTGTGGAACTGGAAAAGTGAGAAaatgcagaggtgtgtgtgtgtgtgtgtgtgtgtgtgtgtgtgtgtgtgcgtgtgcgtgcgtgtgcgtgcgtgcgcgtGCGTTTGTGATTGCTTTGCAACAAGACCTTCAGTAGTGCTGAGGCTGCACTCTTTGACTGTCTGCTGGGAGGTCAGTCAGCTCAGCCTgtctgcacaacacacacacactgaaaacactgcagcattATTCCAATAttcaatgaaaaaaacagacatttgagAGATGAAATACGCTGAAACATTTCAGCACTTCAGTGCAAAGATGAATAGGTAATTCTGAGTCTGACCCTTCCTGTTGTTGCGTCACCTCGTTTCTTCTTCTTGCCCATTCCTCTTTCTTCGCtctaaaagaaaaagacaacagaAGGAAATGAGACGCTGCTCCTTTGATCCTCTGCTGCTCAAAAGAATGGTGGATCAAATCAAAAATGTTCAACTCTGCTTTACAGGGTTTCCCCCCCCATTTTTACTGGAGACATTTATATGATTTGAGTGACATAACTAATGAGTCTGCTGGTTATTTTAGTGTAAGCCGACCAAACCGGTAGAAAAACGACACTAAGCTTCCAGAAGCAACCATGAATTTCTTACAGATGTCAAATATAAGTTCCACCTTTAGTATGTAGATGCTGAAACATTTTCAAAGAGACGAGACGGTTTCATCACATCAAACAGCCGGCAGTTTTAGATGTGAAGAGATTGAGCTGGCAGCATCATATGTAGCTTTAAAAGCCAGACTAAACAAATAGAAAAAACTGAAGCTGCAAAAAGGTCCTCTCAAAGCTGACGTCATGAATCAAAATCCCTCTTGTAGTAATCTATTTGTCCTTAAGCTgcatttttgttgctgtttatcATCTTGCTTCTGAACCATGAGACATCACAGTTTAGTAATTTATCTGACTTAAAAGTAAgggaaaagagaaggagagaaatgtTGACATGCTCGGATTCATCCAGTGTGTAGCCAGTCGgcccaaacacacataaaacacactcatTACAGTCTTTGGCGTAGAATAAGAAGAGGAATGAAACGTATCTGCcctgaagaaacagagaaaatcCCATTAAATCTCCTGAGCCCTCCCTGTCTGCgtccctctgctctgtctgcctgcattTTCATATACTTCCTCTTCTCTTATGAAAGTTGAATGATGTTCTGTTCCCCTGCTTAAAATgctgaaaatgcattttttttattctctcttgAGAGTTTAATCtgtctttacatttttttgcagcattATGTGCTTTGAGTCGCTCAAAACCCTCAAAACTTTAATCATCACGCAGCCAA
Encoded proteins:
- the LOC114450324 gene encoding putative methyltransferase NSUN7; this translates as MADKVGSSNHVNMSATTEQVIISQDHQTIKDPASSLPPLPHFQAPSLFQVCPPSDQVFQQAAAIFQQLHAEKPVIHQLLNYGKKTDIPPSKMGDRATQTQAYQLAFNTLKYQDLLENVIADSCFHTYISCDLLPLAMVMLFDFQDRKFLLSERPTKEDQEVIQEVRDLESSMKRCKTKLAAALARFRVKHYLRSVSCFLCDPVRAKQHRAKSLPHYTWINTLGTSLEEVCEALQSAGLREANNMVDLQESVFCRDPLCPDTLIFSQNLYAQLQDSILCTQHILNIQDRSVCVAVSAIRPLLFEKGDVLVVGSFSAVTVAHVAVAAAERSARVLVCGADHTASQIEEIQKLLTQMHIKNVRVLSEPFYSLNEWNAAVQRLKVIAVLPQCSSSALNDPVPTIHSEHGDWDLLPELSHGSVSKSKIQSLSSQQARLLAHALTFPKVQTVVYCTRSEYPEENEQLVKRVLEKTHTNPKLLPFRVNGPIFPEESPSEDTSDSRFFRLKPSQLTNGCFIARLSRQADPTKVETVQDVLARAAAKGLLGGIMPSQTKPGKKGKSKKNRAASASSKHSTSSSPERQTEREQDPEAPEEEGGEEDCKEGDEEEEKVQVEGQKGGKKKRGHKGRKRHSKKKTAADSKHKPKNNRKKSTKRKVSQSQHKKNVTRSKPRRIPRLTLTLMSSATSSHLSPIAALAHKLSGNPRHAVLGSEHPSAAPPPPPAPHTPSKRPTAQPERALTDTAKPARKGVRAEQEVAPQKGMKAAEFVLPPISAPSSSCVRSKSGSSVSPRLSSSELEAGDNVSASSSPVSLPEL